Part of the Caldalkalibacillus salinus genome, ACGTTATTCATAAGAAATAGTTGCATAAATTGGAAAACGGAGGATAAGTAAAGTTTGAGAGGAAAAGGGTATTTTATTAACGTTGATAACACCCATGCCGTGTCGCACTAAAAAGGTATGGGAACAGGCCCATACCTCTTTATTTCTATTCTAATGTTCACTAGCCAACTTCTTTTTGGCCTGTTCAAACTCATCTTGTATCTCTTGACTTGGAGCCCCTTCCACAATGCTGACAGCGTATATCGTGATAGCGGAGAAAATAAAACCGGGTACAATACTATATAATTCATAGCTTGTTCCTTCCCAAAGTATCACGGTTAAACCACCGACGATCATACCCGCCACAGCGCCGGAACCGGTCATACGTTTCCAGAAAAGGGATAATACGACGGCGGGACCGAAAGCGGCTCCGAAACCGGCCCACGCATACGAGACAAGCTCCAGTACGCTACCTTCTTCCCAGGCAAGGTAGACGGCAATGAGGGCAATGAGAAGAACAGCCAAACGGCCAATCCAGACTAATTCCTGTTCTGACGCATCACGGCGAACAAATTGACGATAGAAGTCTTCCGTTAGCGCACTAGAGGATACGAGCAATTGCGAATCAATGGTACTCATAATCGCCGCTAGGACAGCTGCTAGTAAGAAACCGGCGATCCACGGATGGAACGCATACTGAACTAACTCAATGAAGACCTTTTCCGGATCACCTAGAGGTGTATCGGTACCAAAAACGGCGATGCCAACGAAACCAACCATAATGGCACCATAGAGAGAGAGCACCACCCACACAATAGAGATCAGTCTCGCTTTACGTACTTCTTCGGGCTTACGAATGGCCATAAAACGGGCTAATATGTGTGGTTGACCAAAGTAGCCTAACCCCCATGCCAGAGCAGACACGATACCGACCAAACTGAGTGTGTTAACGGTCGTCCAATCTCCATTCTCGTCTAAGCTGACATCCATGGATACGTCGAGCAAGTCTGGGTTAGCCGCACCAATCTGAGCAAAGATTTGGCCAAAACCGCCTAGTTCAACAATAGCGATAATCGGGGCCACAATAAGGGCAAGAAACATCAATATACCCTGGATAAAGTCCGTCCAACTTACAGCTAGGAAACCACCTAAAAATGTATAGGCAATGATAACAATGGATCCGATAATAAGGGCGGTATGGTATTCCATGCCGAAAGTGGCTTCAAACAGTTTACCCCCTGCTACAAGGCCAGATGCTGTATAGAATAAGAAAAATATTAATATAAATACGGCAGATATGATACGTAGTATGTGACTTTTATCGCGAAAACGATTCTCAAAGTACTCAGATAGTGTGATGGAATTACCGGCTAGCTCGGTATAACGACGCAATCTTTTGGCGATGTAACGCCAGTTTAACATTGTTCCCGTCGCTAAACCGATGGCGATCCATATGCTCCACATTCCCATACCTGAAGCGTATGCAGCACCCGGTAAGCCCAGGAGTAACCATCCACTCATATCACTCGCTTGGGCTGATATGGCAGCAACCCAGCTGTTGAGTTTTCGGCCTCCTAAGACATAATCCGATAATGTATTGGTCATTCGATATGTAATAATTCCAATCGCTAGCATTATAACAAGATATAGAAGAAAGGCAATATAAGTTGCTTCAACCGATTCCATTATTCTTCTCCAGCTCCTTCCTTATAGTACGAAATAATGGCCCAAACGATGAGTAATGGCATCGGGACGAGCAACCAGAACCAAGTGGCTAGGGTTAGAGTATTATGATCCATCCGTATTCATCTCCTTCTTCTATAATATTTGCTTCATACTAGATGTATATACCCCGTATAGTAGGATATAAAACTACTTTTTTAACATCCCTTTTATAACAAACCCTACATTGGCTGGCCGCTCGGCTAATCGCCGCATAAAGTAACCGTACCAGTCATTGCCATAAGGGACATAAACCCTAACCCGATACCCTTCCTTTACCAATTGTTTTTGTAATTCAGTCCGTATGCCGTATAACATTTGAAATTCGAACTGATCTAAAGGTATATGTTTTTCTTTTACGTAAGATTTCGTATGGGCAATCATGGCCTCATCGTGTGTGGCAACCGCAGCGTATAGCCCTTGGCTCAACTGGCGCTCCACAATTTTTTTAAAGTTATCGTCAACGTCTTTCTTATCTGGATAGGCCACTTTGGGAGATTCTTTGTAAGCACCTTTGACTAGCCTAAGGTTTGTACGCCACTCGGCAAGACGTTGTACATCCTCCTCGCTGCGATACAAGTATGACTGTATGACGAGCCCTACATTATCATATTTTTCTCGAAGCGCCTCGTAAATATCGAAGGTCATCTCTAGGTGAGCGTAATCCTCCATGTCAATACGAACAAAGTTACGATGCTTCTGGGCCACGGACAATATTTTTTCCATGTTAGATAGACACAGATCTTTGGAAATGTCTAATCCCATTGATGTCAACTTTAAGGAAAGATTGGAATCTACTTTCTCCCGAGCCATTCCTTCTAAGGCATCCATGCAGTGTTCTGCCATCATAAAAGCCTCTTGTTCATTGTGCACAAATTCCCCTAGGTGATCAATCGTCACTTTCATGCCTTGCGCATTCAAGTCTTTGATTGTCTGCAACGCAGATTCAAGGCTCTCCCCCGCTACAAACTTGCCAGCACCAAAGCGAAGGCCATACTTTTTGGCTAACCGATTAAAAAGACCATTTCTCCCCATGTACAGAAAAAAATTGCGTAACAGTTGCTCCATTTTGCATCTCCCCATCTTTGTAAGAAATAATAAATATATATGATTGCGTTGGACTTAAATGAACGTTTAAGTTTAGACATCTCTGTCCTACACTACTGGCGCTATAAGCGCCTCAAGTACAAATAATTACTATAAGGAGAGGAATGAAAGCGCATTCTTACCTCCATGTTCAGTATACTATATTTTAGAGAGACACAGAACAGACAATTGTCGATAAACGTAAAAAAAGAAAGACTAATTTAATCTGACTGACTAAGTTAGTCTTTCTTATATCATAAAGTGACAGTTATCATGCCTAAAAGATGATCATCATGCCTAACACTCGTGAAAATCACTTGGGGTGT contains:
- the putP gene encoding sodium/proline symporter PutP, with amino-acid sequence MESVEATYIAFLLYLVIMLAIGIITYRMTNTLSDYVLGGRKLNSWVAAISAQASDMSGWLLLGLPGAAYASGMGMWSIWIAIGLATGTMLNWRYIAKRLRRYTELAGNSITLSEYFENRFRDKSHILRIISAVFILIFFLFYTASGLVAGGKLFEATFGMEYHTALIIGSIVIIAYTFLGGFLAVSWTDFIQGILMFLALIVAPIIAIVELGGFGQIFAQIGAANPDLLDVSMDVSLDENGDWTTVNTLSLVGIVSALAWGLGYFGQPHILARFMAIRKPEEVRKARLISIVWVVLSLYGAIMVGFVGIAVFGTDTPLGDPEKVFIELVQYAFHPWIAGFLLAAVLAAIMSTIDSQLLVSSSALTEDFYRQFVRRDASEQELVWIGRLAVLLIALIAVYLAWEEGSVLELVSYAWAGFGAAFGPAVVLSLFWKRMTGSGAVAGMIVGGLTVILWEGTSYELYSIVPGFIFSAITIYAVSIVEGAPSQEIQDEFEQAKKKLASEH
- a CDS encoding proline dehydrogenase family protein, which encodes MEQLLRNFFLYMGRNGLFNRLAKKYGLRFGAGKFVAGESLESALQTIKDLNAQGMKVTIDHLGEFVHNEQEAFMMAEHCMDALEGMAREKVDSNLSLKLTSMGLDISKDLCLSNMEKILSVAQKHRNFVRIDMEDYAHLEMTFDIYEALREKYDNVGLVIQSYLYRSEEDVQRLAEWRTNLRLVKGAYKESPKVAYPDKKDVDDNFKKIVERQLSQGLYAAVATHDEAMIAHTKSYVKEKHIPLDQFEFQMLYGIRTELQKQLVKEGYRVRVYVPYGNDWYGYFMRRLAERPANVGFVIKGMLKK